Proteins from one Thaumasiovibrio subtropicus genomic window:
- the ppnN gene encoding nucleotide 5'-monophosphate nucleosidase PpnN: protein MITHISPTGSMDLLSQIEVDKLKHTATSDLYRLYRNCSLAILNSGSHTDNSKELLDRYTSFDINVLRRERGVKLELINPPEHAFVDGRLIKGIREHMFSVLRDILYLNSHVTQREGLNLTSAAHNTNFIFDILRNATLLRPRVDPNLVVCWGGHSINDIEYEYTRKVGHQLGLRELNVCTGCGPGAMEGPMKGAAIGHAKQRYKEGRFIGLTEPSIIAAEPPNPIVSELVILPDIEKRLEAFVRVAHGIVIFPGGVGTSEELLYILGILMHPANADQPMPLVLTGPKESEAYFRTIDTFIANTLGEEARKHYQIVIDDPQKVAKIMKIAMPKVKEHRQSIGDAYSYNWSLRIEPEFQLPFEPTHEAMASLDLHLNQKPEILAANLRRAFSGIVAGNVKDEGIREIERHGPFIINGDGKLMKDMDKLLQGFVDQQRMKLPGTAYVPCYKIAT, encoded by the coding sequence ATGATCACACACATTAGCCCGACAGGGTCAATGGATCTCCTCTCTCAAATTGAAGTGGACAAACTGAAACACACCGCGACCAGTGACCTGTACCGACTCTACCGCAACTGCTCACTGGCGATTTTGAACTCAGGCAGCCATACCGATAACTCAAAAGAGCTGCTCGATAGATACACCAGTTTTGATATCAATGTGCTGCGTCGTGAACGTGGTGTGAAACTGGAACTGATTAATCCACCAGAGCACGCGTTTGTTGATGGCCGCTTGATCAAAGGCATTCGTGAACACATGTTCTCTGTGCTGCGCGATATTCTCTATCTCAACAGCCATGTCACTCAACGTGAAGGCCTAAACCTCACCAGTGCCGCCCACAATACTAACTTCATCTTTGATATCCTACGCAATGCGACGCTGTTGCGCCCACGGGTAGATCCCAACCTTGTGGTCTGCTGGGGCGGCCACTCGATCAATGACATCGAATATGAATACACCCGAAAGGTCGGCCATCAGCTTGGCTTACGTGAACTTAATGTCTGCACAGGCTGTGGACCGGGTGCGATGGAAGGGCCAATGAAAGGCGCAGCGATAGGTCATGCAAAACAGCGCTACAAAGAAGGTCGCTTTATCGGCCTGACTGAGCCCTCGATCATTGCCGCTGAACCACCAAACCCCATCGTCTCTGAGTTGGTGATTTTGCCTGATATTGAAAAGCGCCTTGAGGCCTTTGTCAGGGTTGCGCATGGTATTGTCATCTTCCCGGGCGGTGTCGGCACCTCGGAAGAACTACTCTATATCCTTGGTATCTTAATGCACCCAGCCAATGCCGATCAGCCAATGCCTCTGGTGTTAACTGGGCCGAAAGAAAGCGAAGCTTACTTCCGTACCATTGATACCTTCATCGCAAACACGCTCGGTGAGGAAGCACGTAAGCATTATCAAATCGTCATTGATGATCCGCAGAAAGTCGCCAAGATCATGAAAATCGCCATGCCGAAGGTCAAAGAGCATCGCCAATCGATCGGAGATGCATACAGTTACAACTGGTCACTGCGCATCGAGCCTGAGTTCCAGTTACCTTTTGAACCCACTCACGAAGCAATGGCATCGCTGGATCTCCACCTCAATCAAAAGCCGGAAATTCTTGCCGCGAATCTTCGTCGCGCCTTCTCAGGTATCGTTGCAGGTAACGTCAAAGATGAAGGGATCCGCGAAATTGAACGTCATGGCCCTTTCATTATCAATGGCGACGGCAAATTAATGAAAGACATGGACAAGCTTCTGCAAGGCTTTGTCGATCAACAGCGTATGAAACTGCCGGGCACCGCCTACGTGCCTTGCTACAAAATCGCGACCTAA
- the rlmM gene encoding 23S rRNA (cytidine(2498)-2'-O)-methyltransferase RlmM, which produces MNQVLLYCRPGFEKECAGEIQNRANEAEIYGFPRLKANSGYVLFECYQGGDAEKLIEKIAFSSLIFARQMVVVVGQVSDMPAGDRISPLLAALAEYELAFPRCGDLRVEMPDTNEGKELSKFCRKFTVPLRQALRKQDYLYHKDNSRKPVFHLFFTAPGECFIGYSLSNNNSPFFMGIPRLKFPADAPSRSTLKLEEAFHVFIPRDEWDTRLAAGMWGVDLGACPGGWTYQLVKRSMFVHAIDNGQMADSLMETGQVKHHEVDGFKFEPPRKNVTWLICDMVEKPARVAHLMGEWLVKGWAKETIFNLKLPMKGRYDEVLQDIENLKTYLIQNKVKFKLQAKHLYHDREEITVHIQVLNEISPY; this is translated from the coding sequence GTGAATCAGGTTTTACTTTATTGTCGTCCGGGCTTTGAAAAAGAGTGTGCTGGCGAGATCCAAAATAGAGCCAATGAGGCTGAGATTTATGGATTTCCGCGCCTCAAAGCAAACAGCGGTTATGTGTTGTTTGAATGTTATCAGGGCGGTGATGCAGAAAAACTGATAGAGAAGATAGCCTTCTCAAGCCTGATCTTTGCGCGCCAGATGGTGGTGGTGGTTGGGCAGGTCAGTGATATGCCAGCGGGTGACCGTATCTCGCCGTTATTGGCAGCATTGGCAGAGTATGAATTAGCGTTTCCTCGTTGCGGTGACTTGCGTGTCGAAATGCCAGACACCAATGAAGGTAAAGAGCTGTCTAAGTTCTGTCGTAAGTTTACCGTGCCACTGCGTCAGGCATTACGTAAACAAGATTACCTCTACCACAAAGACAATAGTCGTAAGCCGGTATTCCACTTGTTCTTCACGGCGCCGGGTGAGTGCTTCATTGGTTACTCTTTGAGTAATAACAACTCGCCCTTTTTCATGGGTATCCCGCGCTTGAAATTCCCAGCAGATGCGCCAAGCCGTTCGACATTGAAACTCGAGGAAGCCTTTCATGTCTTCATTCCTCGTGACGAGTGGGATACGCGTTTGGCAGCCGGTATGTGGGGTGTGGATTTAGGGGCGTGTCCAGGCGGTTGGACTTATCAATTAGTGAAGCGCTCGATGTTTGTTCACGCCATTGATAACGGCCAGATGGCAGATAGCTTGATGGAAACCGGTCAGGTTAAACACCATGAAGTCGATGGCTTCAAATTTGAACCACCACGAAAAAATGTCACTTGGCTTATCTGTGATATGGTCGAGAAACCAGCACGTGTGGCGCATCTAATGGGTGAGTGGCTGGTAAAAGGTTGGGCGAAAGAGACTATTTTTAACTTGAAGCTGCCAATGAAAGGCCGTTATGACGAAGTGCTTCAAGATATTGAGAACTTAAAAACCTACCTGATCCAAAACAAGGTGAAGTTTAAGCTCCAAGCGAAGCACCTCTATCACGACCGCGAAGAGATCACGGTACACATCCAAGTCTTAAACGAGATCTCACCTTACTAG
- a CDS encoding transcriptional regulator GcvA, whose product MARRLPPLNSLKAFEAAARNLSFTKAADELFVTQAAVSHQIKALEEFLGLKLFRRRNRSLLLTEEGQSYFLDIKDIFTSLSDATDKVLERGSKGALTISLPPSFAIQWLVPRLSDFHQLHPEVDVRIKAVDMDDGSLTDDVDVAIYYGRGNWSGLRCDKLYQEYLLPVCSPMLLTGNKPLRNLVDIKAHTLLHDTSRKEWKHFFREFGLEGTNFNQGPIFSHSTMVLQAAVHGQGIALGNNVLAQPELEAGRLVCPFEEKLVSNNAFYFVCHEKQAESGRIAIFRNWILAKASSEQDIFS is encoded by the coding sequence ATGGCAAGACGTTTACCTCCACTCAACTCGCTCAAAGCCTTTGAAGCGGCCGCACGTAACCTCAGCTTTACTAAAGCTGCGGATGAGTTATTTGTGACTCAGGCCGCTGTGAGTCATCAAATCAAGGCATTAGAGGAGTTTCTCGGATTAAAATTATTTCGGCGAAGAAACCGCTCTCTTTTGTTAACAGAAGAGGGACAAAGCTACTTCCTCGACATCAAAGATATCTTCACCTCATTATCGGATGCTACCGATAAAGTATTGGAAAGAGGATCGAAAGGGGCGTTGACCATCAGTTTGCCGCCGAGCTTTGCGATTCAATGGTTGGTGCCTCGCCTCAGTGATTTCCATCAGTTACATCCTGAAGTCGATGTTCGCATTAAAGCCGTTGACATGGATGATGGATCACTCACTGACGATGTGGATGTGGCTATCTATTACGGGCGCGGTAACTGGAGTGGTTTGCGCTGCGATAAGCTGTATCAAGAATATCTGCTGCCCGTTTGTTCACCTATGCTGCTGACCGGCAACAAACCACTGCGCAACCTTGTTGATATCAAAGCACATACCTTATTGCATGACACCTCGCGTAAAGAGTGGAAGCATTTTTTCCGTGAGTTTGGTCTTGAAGGCACTAACTTTAATCAGGGGCCTATTTTTAGTCACTCGACCATGGTGTTGCAGGCGGCAGTGCACGGACAAGGCATTGCGCTTGGTAATAATGTATTGGCGCAACCCGAACTAGAAGCAGGACGCTTGGTGTGTCCCTTTGAAGAGAAGCTGGTCAGCAATAATGCGTTCTATTTTGTTTGTCATGAGAAGCAAGCGGAAAGTGGTCGCATTGCTATTTTCCGGAACTGGATTTTAGCCAAAGCCAGCAGTGAACAAGATATTTTCAGCTAA
- the queF gene encoding NADPH-dependent 7-cyano-7-deazaguanine reductase QueF (Catalyzes the NADPH-dependent reduction of 7-cyano-7-deazaguanine (preQ0) to 7-aminomethyl-7-deazaguanine (preQ1) in queuosine biosynthesis), with product MSKYKDAPALAGLTLGQKTDYQSHYDASLLQAVPRSLNRDDLDLGDTLPFTGYDIWTLYELSWLNSKGLPQVAIGEVRLPATSPNLIESKSFKLYLNSFNQTKFASWQQIADTLQKDLSDCAGEHVDVTLSPLDEFDDQPIVNFSGNSIDNQDIEISDYEFDPEILKDAADDVVVTETLHSHLLKSNCLITNQPDWGSVRIAYTGGKIDQEKLLRYLVSFRNHNEFHEQCVERIFTDLMKYCQPSQLTVYARYTRRGGLDINPYRTNMGKTPSDNFRLARQ from the coding sequence ATGAGCAAATACAAAGATGCCCCAGCGCTAGCTGGTTTAACATTGGGTCAAAAGACAGATTATCAGTCTCATTACGATGCGTCGCTGCTACAAGCTGTGCCACGTAGCCTCAACCGTGATGACCTTGACTTGGGTGATACCCTGCCATTTACCGGATATGATATCTGGACTTTGTATGAGCTTTCTTGGCTAAACAGTAAAGGACTACCACAAGTAGCCATTGGCGAAGTACGCCTTCCTGCCACCAGTCCAAACTTGATTGAGTCTAAATCTTTCAAGTTATATCTCAATAGCTTTAATCAAACCAAATTTGCTAGTTGGCAACAAATCGCAGATACCTTACAAAAAGATCTTAGCGATTGTGCTGGCGAGCACGTTGATGTCACGCTGTCGCCGCTGGATGAGTTTGATGACCAACCGATCGTCAACTTCAGCGGCAACAGTATCGACAATCAAGATATCGAAATCAGTGATTATGAGTTTGACCCAGAGATCCTAAAAGATGCTGCAGATGATGTCGTGGTCACCGAAACGCTGCATAGCCATTTACTCAAATCGAACTGCTTAATCACTAATCAGCCCGATTGGGGCAGTGTGCGCATCGCTTACACTGGCGGTAAGATCGATCAAGAAAAATTGTTGCGCTACCTTGTGTCGTTCCGAAACCATAACGAGTTTCACGAACAGTGTGTCGAACGCATCTTCACCGATCTGATGAAATACTGCCAACCTAGCCAACTAACCGTTTATGCCCGCTATACGCGTCGTGGTGGTTTAGACATCAACCCATACCGTACTAACATGGGTAAAACGCCGAGTGATAATTTCCGTCTTGCGCGTCAATAA
- a CDS encoding alpha/beta family hydrolase translates to MYLIDGPDDSPINFLFAHGAGAGMDHDFMTAVAKGLANEGIRVIRFNFPYMVKRAEDGKKRPPDRAPKLLEDFQQHIDAHSERPLVIGGKSMGGRMASLVATENPTLAGVACLGFPFHAPGKDVYRGEHLTNFSLPCLILQGERDTFGHRAEVESYSFSAQVKVQFLPDGDHSFKPRKASGKTEAENIAEAVDSLSRFIKAQLA, encoded by the coding sequence ATGTATTTAATCGATGGGCCAGACGATAGCCCTATCAACTTCTTGTTTGCCCACGGTGCTGGTGCGGGGATGGATCATGATTTCATGACGGCAGTAGCAAAAGGCCTCGCGAATGAAGGGATCCGGGTGATTCGATTTAACTTCCCTTACATGGTGAAGCGAGCGGAAGATGGCAAAAAGCGGCCGCCCGATCGTGCCCCTAAGTTATTAGAGGACTTTCAACAGCACATTGATGCGCACAGCGAGCGCCCTTTAGTCATCGGTGGGAAATCCATGGGGGGAAGAATGGCGAGCTTAGTTGCCACTGAAAACCCCACCTTGGCAGGTGTGGCATGCTTAGGTTTTCCCTTTCACGCGCCGGGTAAAGATGTCTATCGAGGCGAGCACCTTACCAACTTCAGTTTGCCTTGTCTGATTTTGCAAGGTGAGCGGGATACATTTGGTCATCGTGCTGAGGTCGAAAGCTATTCATTTTCGGCACAGGTTAAGGTGCAGTTCTTACCGGATGGTGATCATAGCTTTAAGCCGCGTAAAGCGTCTGGGAAAACGGAAGCGGAGAACATTGCTGAAGCCGTAGACTCTCTGAGTCGCTTCATTAAAGCTCAGCTTGCCTAA
- a CDS encoding GGDEF domain-containing protein translates to MNDNQYVSQLSSLRLRLESAQREFRDATLQSRREKNVLKRLVARISIALRGYDHELDALLVDIRHALENPETQISQLIPKLALAERMTIKQSANKEKQFQRLDRQIEQSGEVLKRVRGLPPQLKRELRSLMLRNAPSTQHHSVKKVIELLEIYERAMKLVTSAHEFNDSLEELVDKDIQLQLSNELQNLITELDFEGESGDKLLDIRNQLLIGVDSETLLKLALQLIRLVIDATHNERNQSQQFLNTINKDLASLQKATHQSLDHSETMVLHHQGLTGELASIRQRLQSQAEKASDMSKLIVSVHEACHEMQGLVERNRALEKREQALLERIRYNESKITSLYEQTLDYRRRLNDQERKMFMDHLTKVYNRAALADRMEHEYKRWLRYQHPLCVAFIDIDHFKDINDSYGHIAGDKALKIIARTIYKNVPDTDFVARYGGEEFVLLMAERDQQTLTDQLNQVREAVYALPFKFKDKSVSISISIGATLFTTNDTPDLVQERADRALYNAKDSGRNQLIWV, encoded by the coding sequence ATGAATGATAACCAGTATGTTAGTCAGCTATCATCGCTACGATTGAGACTCGAATCGGCGCAACGAGAGTTTCGGGATGCAACACTTCAATCCCGCCGTGAAAAAAATGTGCTAAAACGATTGGTCGCAAGAATCAGTATCGCCCTTCGCGGTTATGACCACGAGTTAGACGCCTTACTGGTCGACATTCGCCACGCATTAGAAAATCCTGAGACACAGATCAGTCAACTTATCCCAAAACTGGCTTTAGCAGAGCGTATGACGATTAAGCAGTCCGCGAACAAAGAAAAACAATTTCAACGATTGGATCGTCAGATTGAACAATCCGGTGAGGTGCTGAAACGCGTCCGCGGTTTGCCTCCCCAACTAAAGCGCGAGTTGCGCAGCCTCATGCTTCGCAACGCCCCGAGTACCCAACACCATTCAGTGAAGAAAGTCATCGAGTTGCTCGAAATCTACGAGCGCGCTATGAAGTTGGTGACGTCAGCACACGAGTTTAACGACAGCTTAGAAGAGTTGGTGGATAAAGATATCCAGTTACAGCTTTCTAATGAGTTGCAAAACCTCATCACTGAACTTGATTTCGAAGGGGAATCCGGCGATAAGCTACTCGATATTCGCAACCAGCTGTTGATCGGCGTCGACAGCGAAACACTCCTCAAATTGGCATTGCAACTGATCCGCCTCGTGATCGATGCAACCCATAACGAACGTAATCAATCGCAGCAGTTTCTTAATACCATCAACAAAGACCTTGCGAGCCTGCAAAAAGCGACGCACCAGAGCCTAGACCATAGCGAAACCATGGTGCTGCATCATCAGGGGCTAACGGGTGAACTCGCCTCTATTCGGCAACGCTTGCAATCGCAAGCAGAGAAAGCGTCAGATATGAGCAAGCTGATTGTCTCCGTTCATGAGGCTTGCCACGAGATGCAAGGGCTTGTCGAGCGCAACCGCGCACTGGAAAAACGTGAGCAAGCCCTGCTTGAGCGGATCCGCTATAACGAATCTAAAATCACCTCACTGTACGAGCAGACGCTAGATTACCGCCGCCGCCTCAATGATCAAGAACGTAAAATGTTCATGGATCATCTCACCAAAGTATATAACCGTGCAGCCTTAGCGGATCGCATGGAACATGAGTACAAACGTTGGCTGCGCTACCAACACCCACTGTGTGTGGCATTTATCGATATCGACCACTTTAAAGATATCAATGACAGCTATGGGCATATTGCGGGCGATAAAGCGTTGAAGATCATTGCGCGCACGATTTATAAGAATGTCCCTGATACTGACTTTGTCGCCCGCTATGGCGGCGAAGAGTTCGTGCTGTTAATGGCTGAACGCGATCAGCAAACACTGACCGACCAACTAAACCAAGTTCGTGAAGCGGTCTACGCGCTGCCCTTCAAGTTTAAGGATAAATCAGTCTCCATCAGTATTTCGATTGGTGCGACGCTGTTTACCACTAACGATACCCCTGACCTAGTCCAAGAGCGCGCCGATCGCGCGTTATACAATGCCAAAGACTCAGGTCGCAACCAACTTATATGGGTATAA
- the syd gene encoding SecY-interacting protein — translation MEHSVARALFSFTERYQQAWQAEGYALPQDDQLSGYASPCVERDSGLDVSWQRVARQALADFDNVEQAIELRLHEDIKVFYGSQYAADMPAQFRQHPLTLLQVWSDEDLPRLQENMLGHLVMQRRLKLKPTMFIAAIDNDEQKLISICNLSGEVILETLGRGEHEVLSDSVEDFLAELTPRVVA, via the coding sequence ATGGAACATTCAGTTGCCAGAGCATTATTTTCATTTACTGAGCGTTATCAACAAGCCTGGCAAGCAGAAGGGTATGCATTACCCCAAGATGATCAATTGAGTGGCTATGCATCACCATGTGTAGAGCGGGACTCCGGCTTAGATGTCAGCTGGCAGCGTGTTGCGCGTCAAGCCCTAGCGGATTTTGACAATGTGGAGCAAGCCATTGAGTTGCGCCTGCATGAAGATATCAAAGTCTTTTATGGTAGCCAGTATGCGGCAGATATGCCTGCGCAGTTCCGCCAACACCCGTTGACACTGTTGCAAGTTTGGAGTGATGAAGACTTACCCCGTTTACAAGAGAACATGCTAGGTCACTTAGTGATGCAGCGTCGCTTAAAGCTGAAGCCCACCATGTTTATTGCGGCTATTGATAACGATGAGCAGAAACTGATCTCGATTTGTAACTTGAGTGGCGAAGTGATTCTCGAAACGTTAGGTCGTGGCGAACATGAAGTGTTATCTGATTCGGTAGAAGATTTTCTAGCGGAGTTAACGCCGCGAGTGGTGGCTTAA
- the xni gene encoding flap endonuclease Xni: MAIHLVVIDALNLIRRVHAAQPNPDDIDATSRVCCQALTKIIKMSEPTHIVAVFDHLSEDRGWRADLLPDYKLGRKPMPEVLLNSLDRLQEDFWQLGIDSLLSDGDEADDLIATIALKVANRGEKVTIVSTDKGFCQLLQPTLQIRDYFQQRWLDSAFIEKEFGVLPEQLTDYWGLAGISSSKIPGVPGIGPKAALALLEQYGSLDKVLSAEDIPSKYAKKLDGHHDDARAAQQVSKLKTDILLGFNLQDIRYAADATQSPA; the protein is encoded by the coding sequence ATGGCCATTCACCTTGTTGTTATCGATGCTCTGAACCTTATTCGTCGTGTTCACGCGGCACAACCGAATCCTGATGACATCGACGCAACCTCACGAGTTTGCTGCCAAGCACTAACAAAAATTATCAAGATGAGTGAACCGACCCACATCGTTGCCGTGTTTGATCACTTAAGCGAAGACAGAGGCTGGCGGGCAGACTTGCTCCCGGACTACAAACTGGGTCGTAAACCCATGCCTGAGGTGCTACTCAATAGCTTAGATCGTCTTCAAGAAGACTTTTGGCAGTTGGGTATTGATTCGCTGCTATCGGATGGCGATGAAGCGGATGACCTCATTGCGACCATCGCGCTCAAAGTAGCCAACCGTGGCGAAAAGGTCACCATAGTGTCGACAGACAAAGGATTCTGCCAACTTCTACAGCCAACCCTACAGATCCGTGACTACTTTCAACAACGCTGGCTTGATAGTGCCTTTATTGAAAAAGAATTTGGCGTGCTACCAGAGCAACTCACCGACTATTGGGGCTTAGCGGGGATCAGTTCAAGTAAGATCCCAGGCGTGCCGGGCATTGGCCCTAAAGCTGCATTGGCTTTATTAGAACAATACGGCAGCTTAGATAAGGTCCTTAGCGCCGAGGACATCCCCAGCAAATACGCGAAGAAGCTCGATGGTCATCACGACGACGCCCGCGCTGCGCAACAAGTCTCGAAGCTGAAAACCGATATCCTGCTTGGCTTTAACCTACAAGATATCCGCTACGCTGCCGATGCAACACAATCACCTGCATAG
- a CDS encoding tetratricopeptide repeat protein yields the protein MRLLPLLLLLLSCLSFSLHARIYSVPALAEANDYVDTNPQEAIRLTQKYVHQARRQSMDENREPFRSSDDRDLTLRSPVNVIQAMHIKARAESNLERSYAALNTLEQALILAQQYELLMAGIETELLQAQVHWQALSDHDTAMNLLNRVDAALSIPQNRALISIQRQLNFRSTLLRGHIQSELYNEDQAVQLLTKAQSYLEHLDDDSDKIDYYLTMGRHYLKYKHENLALDQLIAGFWLASDTEIIAKLADANLLLAQLYERRQIFDKALQHASAAGDFYESHQRQKQLSQTLTLIASIYEQQMRFNLALVHYFNALDLEKQLSKHSRSSQLRLNVARVYWQLYNYVQSEKYLMDAKRIAKQNGNDNVTAQVEIMFGELFIAQSRYPLAIEHLQRGLALAGRVGNLTMQMDGERLLSRAYQEDKDFYEALMAQRRFEQLQQTQQQTRDKNEIEVFKGRQRMLERNIKLEDMERMQLEQKLVLYRNERIILGLTIALVLIFLYARNRTKKRDELHMQLLDLRRDFYKHPRSGLKNLRMLNARLPSSLQRTSANFEQWHLGEIINEPLSDRLRFALIDVPVLRQVYVEKGYQQGLKFEREFGDYLLREIFEPARIYHFSDGIFLYLEPNARMSSNPDQLSDSLNTLINRFMESQSVESVTRMGLAEYPFLPRAYTAINDQELIDILLMAMDAAKKLSKNSNKSEWVHLRAIEAAPAASFVNKPIREACQQGLQNGLLRVLTSSESEVSW from the coding sequence ATGCGCTTACTTCCTTTATTGCTGCTTCTCCTCAGCTGCCTTAGTTTCTCCCTTCATGCACGAATTTACAGTGTGCCAGCGCTTGCCGAAGCAAACGACTATGTTGATACAAATCCGCAGGAAGCCATTCGCCTTACCCAAAAGTATGTTCACCAAGCACGTCGCCAAAGTATGGACGAAAATCGCGAGCCTTTCCGCAGTAGCGACGATCGCGATTTAACGCTGCGCAGCCCAGTAAATGTGATTCAAGCCATGCACATCAAAGCGCGAGCAGAAAGCAACTTGGAGCGCAGTTACGCCGCATTGAACACCCTAGAGCAAGCCCTCATCCTCGCCCAGCAGTACGAACTATTGATGGCAGGTATCGAAACGGAACTGCTGCAAGCTCAAGTACACTGGCAAGCACTCAGCGACCACGACACCGCGATGAATTTGCTAAATCGCGTCGATGCGGCCTTAAGCATCCCTCAAAATCGCGCGTTAATTAGCATTCAACGCCAGCTAAATTTCCGTTCAACCCTATTACGTGGACATATCCAATCAGAGCTTTACAACGAGGATCAAGCCGTTCAGTTGCTGACGAAAGCGCAGAGTTATCTCGAGCATCTTGATGACGACAGTGACAAGATTGACTATTACCTCACCATGGGGCGTCACTACCTCAAGTACAAGCACGAAAACTTAGCTCTCGACCAACTTATCGCCGGCTTTTGGCTTGCGAGTGATACAGAGATCATCGCAAAGTTAGCAGATGCTAACTTGTTACTTGCACAACTTTATGAACGTCGACAAATCTTTGATAAAGCGCTTCAACACGCTTCTGCCGCTGGCGACTTTTACGAATCCCACCAACGTCAAAAACAGCTATCACAGACGCTGACCTTAATTGCCTCCATCTACGAGCAGCAAATGCGTTTTAACCTGGCGCTGGTTCATTACTTCAATGCGCTTGATCTAGAGAAGCAACTTAGTAAGCACTCACGTAGCAGCCAGTTGCGCCTTAACGTTGCGCGAGTCTATTGGCAGCTCTACAACTACGTTCAGAGTGAAAAGTACTTGATGGACGCTAAACGCATCGCTAAGCAAAATGGCAACGACAATGTCACAGCCCAAGTGGAGATCATGTTTGGCGAACTATTCATCGCACAAAGCCGCTATCCCCTCGCCATTGAGCATTTACAACGCGGTTTAGCCCTCGCAGGACGAGTTGGCAACTTAACCATGCAAATGGATGGTGAGCGCCTTCTATCTAGAGCCTATCAGGAAGATAAAGACTTCTACGAAGCCCTTATGGCGCAGCGTCGCTTTGAACAGTTGCAACAGACGCAACAACAAACCCGCGATAAGAATGAGATCGAAGTCTTCAAGGGCCGCCAGCGCATGCTAGAGCGCAATATTAAGCTCGAAGATATGGAACGTATGCAGCTTGAGCAAAAGCTCGTGCTCTATCGCAATGAGCGCATTATTCTCGGCCTCACTATCGCACTCGTGTTGATATTCCTCTACGCACGTAACCGCACTAAGAAGCGCGATGAACTGCACATGCAGTTACTCGATCTACGCCGAGACTTCTACAAACACCCGCGAAGTGGTTTGAAGAATTTACGCATGCTCAACGCTCGCTTACCGAGCTCGCTACAGCGTACCAGCGCCAACTTTGAGCAATGGCATCTGGGTGAAATCATCAACGAACCACTCAGTGATCGCCTTCGTTTTGCCCTGATAGATGTCCCTGTTCTGCGCCAAGTCTATGTCGAAAAAGGGTATCAGCAGGGGCTGAAGTTTGAGCGTGAGTTTGGTGATTATCTGCTTAGAGAGATATTCGAACCTGCGCGTATATATCATTTTTCTGATGGTATCTTCCTCTATCTTGAACCAAATGCCAGAATGAGCAGTAACCCAGACCAACTGTCTGATTCCCTTAACACTTTGATCAATCGATTTATGGAAAGCCAATCAGTGGAATCCGTCACCCGTATGGGTTTAGCTGAGTACCCTTTCCTCCCCCGCGCCTACACCGCAATTAACGATCAAGAGTTGATCGACATCTTGCTAATGGCGATGGATGCAGCAAAAAAGTTAAGTAAAAACAGTAACAAAAGTGAGTGGGTCCATTTACGAGCAATTGAAGCTGCACCTGCGGCTAGTTTTGTTAACAAGCCTATCCGGGAAGCTTGTCAGCAAGGATTACAAAATGGGTTACTAAGGGTACTTACTTCGTCAGAAAGTGAAGTTAGCTGGTAA
- a CDS encoding DUF423 domain-containing protein — MAKWILVLASLSGALSVMLGAFAAHGLKAKLPPHLLDVFQTGVQYQFIHTLVLLVVGIWMRFLPTSGLSYAALFFALGIVMFSGSLYALALTGIKWFGPITPLGGLCFIIGWVALAVAAWRLA; from the coding sequence ATGGCGAAATGGATTTTGGTGCTGGCTTCGTTGAGTGGTGCATTGAGTGTTATGTTAGGAGCCTTTGCTGCACATGGATTAAAGGCGAAATTGCCGCCACATCTGCTGGATGTTTTTCAAACCGGTGTGCAGTACCAGTTCATTCACACATTGGTGTTGCTGGTGGTGGGGATTTGGATGCGCTTTTTACCCACATCTGGGTTATCATACGCGGCCTTGTTTTTTGCGCTTGGTATCGTCATGTTTAGCGGCAGTCTTTATGCCCTCGCATTGACGGGGATTAAGTGGTTTGGGCCAATCACGCCGCTTGGCGGGCTCTGTTTTATTATTGGTTGGGTTGCCCTTGCTGTGGCAGCTTGGCGGTTAGCGTGA